A genome region from Tolypothrix sp. PCC 7712 includes the following:
- a CDS encoding PPC domain-containing protein yields MKSQGFAVSLPRLIIFPATLLAMSICTTAAFAQNKLYSPIPLTTTSSEFSDTLSDKDIPTGQGGYARDYSVKLTKGDNLAVDLSSDNFDSIITLLSPNGTTLAENDDGPDGTSNSLLFTRIAETGNYIIRVRSFGETGVGNFKLKVTKLQPIK; encoded by the coding sequence ATGAAAAGTCAAGGCTTTGCAGTAAGTTTGCCACGATTAATTATCTTTCCTGCCACCTTATTGGCAATGAGCATCTGTACAACTGCCGCTTTTGCTCAAAATAAGTTATATAGTCCAATTCCTTTAACTACAACTAGTTCTGAATTTTCCGATACACTTTCAGATAAAGATATTCCCACAGGTCAGGGCGGATACGCTCGTGATTACTCTGTGAAGTTAACTAAAGGTGATAATTTAGCCGTTGATCTATCATCCGATAACTTTGACAGCATTATTACCCTGCTTTCACCTAATGGTACTACCCTAGCAGAAAATGATGATGGCCCTGATGGCACCAGTAATTCCCTATTATTTACTCGTATTGCAGAGACAGGAAATTATATAATTCGCGTTCGCTCTTTCGGGGAAACTGGTGTTGGTAACTTTAAACTCAAGGTGACGAAGTTGCAGCCAATTAAATAA
- a CDS encoding GNAT family N-acetyltransferase, which translates to MRDYYRDFLIRNWEQSDRTSTAAVISYVLSEYGLGWEPNGADRDVVKVEECYLAAGGEFWVIEHQGHLVGTGAYYPVNRGEKAVEIRKMYLLPSIRGIGLGKYLLQQLEAAISARGFQEIWIETASVLVEAVKLYESNGYQPATGVETPRCDRVYVKYLNQPLLGDWELGIK; encoded by the coding sequence ATGAGAGATTATTACCGAGACTTTTTGATTCGTAACTGGGAGCAGAGCGATCGCACAAGCACTGCCGCAGTCATCAGTTATGTATTATCAGAATACGGTTTGGGCTGGGAACCAAACGGTGCTGACCGAGATGTGGTAAAAGTCGAAGAATGCTACTTAGCCGCAGGCGGTGAGTTTTGGGTAATTGAACACCAAGGTCACCTCGTAGGAACAGGGGCATATTACCCCGTAAATCGGGGTGAAAAAGCCGTAGAAATCAGGAAAATGTATCTTTTACCCAGTATTAGAGGTATAGGGCTAGGGAAATATTTATTACAACAACTAGAAGCTGCGATCTCCGCCCGTGGTTTTCAGGAAATTTGGATTGAAACCGCCAGTGTTTTAGTAGAAGCCGTCAAACTCTATGAAAGCAACGGCTATCAACCCGCAACCGGAGTAGAAACCCCAAGGTGCGATCGCGTTTATGTGAAATATCTCAATCAGCCATTACTAGGGGACTGGGAACTGGGGATTAAGTGA
- the psbM gene encoding photosystem II reaction center protein PsbM, which translates to MQVNDLGFVASILFVLVPSVFLLILYIQTASREGKKDS; encoded by the coding sequence ATGCAAGTGAATGACCTGGGGTTCGTAGCGAGCATTCTGTTCGTACTAGTTCCCTCTGTATTTTTGCTGATTCTGTACATCCAAACAGCTAGCCGCGAAGGTAAAAAAGATAGTTAA
- a CDS encoding Uma2 family endonuclease translates to MQNTETTLPLRLWTVEEYHRMAEAGIFGVDERVELLEGKIIWMSAKGTAHRSAVGRTDYLLKNWLGNRAWVAIQDPVKLNEKSEPEPDIAVVKIDPLDYADHHPTPSEIYLIIEVADSSLKLDCEIKGKSYSKAGIRDYWVLDVVNRQLHIFREPTDDGYQSEQILSEDETISPLEFPDLRITVLQMLPLVNK, encoded by the coding sequence ATGCAAAACACAGAAACGACGTTACCGCTTCGCCTGTGGACAGTTGAGGAATACCACCGGATGGCTGAGGCTGGGATTTTTGGTGTAGATGAACGTGTGGAACTCCTAGAAGGAAAGATTATCTGGATGAGTGCCAAAGGAACAGCCCATCGTTCGGCTGTGGGGAGAACAGATTATTTGCTGAAAAATTGGTTAGGAAATCGGGCTTGGGTAGCTATTCAAGACCCAGTAAAGTTAAATGAAAAGTCTGAGCCTGAACCAGATATTGCGGTCGTCAAAATAGATCCATTGGACTATGCAGATCATCATCCTACTCCATCTGAGATTTACTTAATTATTGAAGTGGCAGATAGCAGCCTGAAACTAGACTGTGAAATTAAAGGTAAATCCTATTCAAAAGCGGGAATTCGTGATTATTGGGTGTTAGATGTGGTTAATCGCCAATTACACATTTTTCGGGAACCAACAGACGATGGCTACCAAAGCGAACAGATTTTGTCAGAAGATGAGACTATTTCGCCCTTAGAGTTTCCTGATTTGAGAATTACAGTTTTACAGATGTTACCGCTAGTAAATAAATAG
- a CDS encoding VOC family protein gives MKLQLTHLRLLVSNYKDTFLFYRDLLGLNLDWGDEESGYAEFSTGSIQLAIFKKELMAQVIPSMDQPSSFASQDKTSLIFAVDNVDEVYQKLKEHNGILMAPPTDRPEWGIRTAHFRDPDGNLIEIYTNLGIVI, from the coding sequence ATGAAACTTCAGTTAACACATCTCAGACTGCTCGTTTCCAATTACAAAGACACTTTTTTGTTTTACCGGGATTTATTGGGTTTGAATTTGGATTGGGGTGATGAAGAAAGCGGATATGCTGAATTTAGTACCGGATCTATTCAACTAGCTATATTTAAAAAAGAGTTAATGGCTCAAGTCATCCCTAGTATGGATCAGCCTTCATCCTTTGCTAGCCAGGATAAAACATCCTTAATTTTTGCGGTTGATAACGTCGATGAAGTGTATCAAAAACTCAAAGAGCATAATGGCATCTTAATGGCTCCACCTACAGACCGTCCAGAATGGGGAATCCGCACAGCTCATTTTCGCGATCCTGATGGTAATTTAATTGAAATTTACACCAACCTGGGTATTGTCATTTAA
- a CDS encoding universal stress protein: MIEKILLAVSGLGHAEEMLKALKEVPSIQSAKVTVLHVVNAKSAASEMTEKWEEGGKILANAIQSLNLDPSQVSSILRQGDPKDVVCKVADEIDADLIIMGSRGLKRLQSILSNSVSQYVFQLSSRPMLLVKDDIYVKRINRVMVAIDNSESAKHCLSLALFLLRDIPGGQLFLANVNTDLRGKSSEASEITPEKNSVLGAAVAEAEKYGIKARSFISNGKPGEEICSLADKLNIDLLLLGSPDRRPSVAKSFVDIDRLIGSSLSDYVRVNATCPVLLARTTS; this comes from the coding sequence ATGATAGAAAAAATTTTGCTGGCTGTATCTGGATTGGGGCACGCAGAAGAGATGCTCAAGGCTTTGAAAGAAGTGCCATCAATTCAAAGTGCAAAAGTTACAGTTTTGCACGTAGTTAATGCTAAATCCGCCGCTTCTGAAATGACAGAGAAGTGGGAAGAAGGTGGCAAGATTCTAGCTAATGCTATTCAGTCTTTGAACTTAGATCCGAGTCAGGTTTCTTCCATCTTGCGCCAAGGCGATCCCAAAGATGTAGTTTGCAAGGTGGCTGATGAAATAGACGCTGACTTAATTATCATGGGTTCACGGGGACTCAAGCGGTTGCAATCGATTTTATCTAACTCCGTGAGCCAGTATGTATTTCAACTGTCGTCTCGCCCCATGCTGCTGGTAAAAGATGACATTTATGTCAAGAGAATTAACCGCGTCATGGTGGCTATAGATAACTCTGAGTCTGCAAAACATTGTTTAAGTTTGGCTTTGTTCCTGCTGCGAGATATCCCCGGAGGTCAGTTATTTTTAGCTAATGTTAATACAGATTTACGTGGTAAATCATCTGAAGCAAGCGAAATTACTCCAGAGAAAAATTCAGTTTTGGGTGCAGCAGTTGCAGAGGCTGAAAAATATGGAATTAAAGCTCGTAGTTTCATTAGTAATGGTAAACCAGGTGAAGAAATTTGCAGCTTGGCAGACAAGTTGAACATAGATTTATTATTACTTGGATCTCCAGATCGCCGTCCATCGGTAGCTAAGAGTTTTGTCGATATAGATAGACTCATCGGCTCATCTTTGTCTGACTATGTTCGCGTTAACGCTACTTGTCCTGTGTTGTTGGCACGAACCACTAGTTAA
- a CDS encoding PAS domain S-box protein yields the protein MVAEFDYKILIVDDVQDDRVIYHRYLNRETRYNYQVIEAESVSEALELYDRNLPDLVVLDYQLPDDDGMVFLREWQQRYNDTLVPVVMLTGNENATAAVEAMKLGVQDYWIKSHLTADLFCQGVRTALEQIQLKRQLFFQQEQQRLVNSIALRIRQSLQLQDVLQTTVEEVRQLLQVDRTLIYKFGPGMTGIVTNESVLPQWTACLNAEIEETYFQQSSANKYDQGWLWAVSDITQAGLTQCHQQLLENFQIKANLVVPILLAVGNGQSNHTDKESTSQHKLWGLLIAHQCDRPRYWQNAEIALLSQLSIQLAIAIQQSEMYERVQAQLYAQVQAELEQRQRVAAEFRALVESASDIIFRIDRDLRYLYINPAIEQMVPQASSNWLGKTLEDLAIDCETIALWRELLNRIIVTRTEAIIEHPFPISHSETWCQTRIVPELNPAGKVQSFLCIARDISDRKRSEATLKLQAQILDQIHDAVISTDINCIIQSWNNGAEKYFGYKAHEVLGQHLGIIYPDLRELQTKVLEPLLVKDYHEVEVQCCSKSGILLYLSLRLSVVRNQQGEIIRLIGCSNDISDRKNMEQELQLLNQELESRVRKRTAQLQESQQFIQSITDNIPNVLYIYDLEQRRSIYSNREVVKTLGYSSEEISTMGSSFLTQLMHPDDLANAAAYFQSLRSAGDGERRVFEYRLRDIYGRWRWFLSHDTPFQRGEDGQVKQIIGIAQDMTDRKQIEEQLRYSETQLRMVQRIARLGSWEFDLQTREITWSEEVFRNFARNPDDGAPTYAELQQLIHPDDRDRHNLLVQRAIEQAQPYSIEFCLYCPNGSLRYLQARGEAVCNESGEVVKLIGTSLDITERKQAEEQLRNLSERLTMAIQSGGFGIWEYNLPEDKLIWDDRMFEIYGVNPSNFSGNFNAWVSCLHPDDRVQKLRLIKQFLENGYEYNTEFRIVQPGGKIRFIKAYGMIQVNQQQEIVRVIGINDDITDLKQAEIALKDSERRYSTLTAAVPVAILRFDVAGNCFYVNDRWSDLTGRPREAALGMEWTKILYQQHSDLLLTEWSQWAVTAEGLYHNEGKMVRPDGSEVWFYVQAVAETNSDGAVIGYIGTLTDITAHKQAEEKLQQVNERLTLTNAELYRATRLKDEFLANMSHELRTPLNAILGMSQGLQDEIMGALNDSQKAAIDSIERSGQHLLALINDILDLAKVESGKLELQLAPVAIAYICKSSLSFVQQQAISKNIQLSIEAPSDLADIVVDELRIRQVLINLLSNAVKFTPNGGSVKLTVRQEQSDNKILLCFSVIDTGIGIAQENISKLFQPFTQIDSRLNRLHPGTGLGLSLVRRLVQLHQGSIAVTSELGVGSCFTVYLPYRVIEPSAIAQSLLESESTANPSLQATLNQKHSPAATPSLNQLTIPLASPDKPTSKALILLVEDQEVNALSISSYLEGRGYHWLWAVNGQEAITMASTQHPDVILMDIQMPEMDGLEAISRIRSDLQLAQIPIIAITALAMPGDEERCLQAGADLYITKPIKLKQLIAVIQKLLSDRGIG from the coding sequence ATGGTTGCTGAATTTGATTACAAAATTTTGATTGTGGACGATGTTCAAGATGATCGGGTAATTTATCATCGCTATTTAAATAGAGAAACTCGCTACAATTATCAGGTCATAGAAGCAGAATCAGTTAGTGAAGCACTGGAATTGTACGATCGCAACTTACCCGATCTCGTAGTGCTAGATTATCAGCTACCCGATGATGACGGCATGGTATTTCTGCGGGAATGGCAACAGCGCTATAACGATACCTTGGTACCAGTGGTGATGTTGACAGGAAACGAGAATGCCACAGCCGCAGTGGAAGCAATGAAATTGGGTGTCCAAGACTATTGGATCAAAAGCCATTTAACGGCCGATTTATTTTGCCAGGGAGTCCGCACAGCCTTAGAACAGATACAGTTAAAACGGCAACTCTTTTTTCAACAAGAACAACAACGCTTAGTTAATAGTATTGCGCTTCGCATTCGTCAATCTCTGCAGCTTCAGGATGTCTTGCAAACTACAGTTGAGGAAGTGCGTCAACTGCTCCAGGTAGATCGTACTTTGATCTACAAGTTTGGCCCTGGTATGACGGGTATAGTCACAAATGAATCAGTTCTGCCTCAGTGGACAGCCTGCTTAAATGCCGAGATTGAAGAGACTTATTTTCAACAAAGTAGTGCCAACAAATACGATCAAGGTTGGTTGTGGGCTGTCTCCGATATTACTCAAGCTGGCTTAACACAATGTCATCAGCAACTGTTAGAAAATTTTCAAATAAAAGCAAACCTGGTGGTACCCATTTTGTTAGCAGTAGGAAATGGGCAGAGCAATCATACAGACAAAGAATCCACAAGCCAACACAAACTATGGGGATTGCTGATAGCTCATCAATGCGATCGCCCGCGTTATTGGCAAAATGCCGAAATCGCTTTATTGAGTCAGTTGAGCATACAACTAGCGATCGCGATCCAGCAATCGGAAATGTATGAACGGGTGCAAGCTCAATTGTACGCACAAGTACAAGCTGAATTAGAGCAACGGCAACGGGTTGCTGCAGAATTTCGCGCCTTGGTAGAGTCTGCTTCCGATATCATTTTTCGCATCGATCGCGATTTGCGCTATCTCTATATCAACCCCGCTATTGAGCAGATGGTTCCCCAAGCTAGCAGTAATTGGCTGGGCAAAACTTTAGAAGATTTGGCAATTGATTGTGAGACAATTGCCCTATGGCGTGAACTTCTCAATCGCATTATTGTTACACGCACAGAAGCTATTATCGAACATCCCTTTCCGATATCACACTCAGAAACTTGGTGCCAAACTCGCATTGTTCCGGAACTGAATCCAGCAGGAAAAGTGCAATCGTTTTTATGTATTGCCCGCGATATTAGCGATCGCAAACGTAGCGAAGCCACATTAAAGTTGCAAGCGCAAATCCTCGATCAAATACATGACGCGGTGATTAGCACAGATATAAACTGCATTATTCAAAGCTGGAATAACGGTGCAGAAAAATACTTTGGCTATAAAGCTCATGAAGTACTTGGGCAACATCTCGGCATCATCTACCCAGATCTTAGAGAACTGCAAACTAAGGTACTAGAACCATTGTTGGTCAAAGATTATCATGAAGTGGAAGTGCAGTGTTGCTCAAAATCTGGAATTTTACTATATCTGAGTTTGCGTCTTTCAGTGGTTCGGAATCAGCAGGGTGAAATTATTCGCCTCATTGGTTGCTCCAACGACATTAGCGATCGCAAAAATATGGAGCAAGAATTGCAGTTGTTGAACCAAGAGTTAGAATCCAGAGTCCGAAAACGCACAGCACAGTTACAAGAGAGTCAGCAGTTCATTCAAAGCATCACCGACAATATTCCCAATGTACTTTACATCTACGACCTTGAACAAAGACGTAGTATTTACTCCAATCGAGAAGTCGTCAAAACTCTAGGCTACTCTTCCGAAGAGATATCCACAATGGGATCATCCTTCCTAACTCAGCTCATGCACCCTGACGATTTGGCAAATGCGGCTGCTTATTTTCAAAGCTTACGCAGTGCTGGCGATGGCGAACGACGAGTGTTCGAGTATCGTCTGCGAGATATTTATGGCAGATGGCGCTGGTTTCTTAGCCATGACACACCTTTTCAGCGTGGAGAAGATGGGCAAGTAAAACAAATTATTGGTATTGCCCAAGACATGACTGATCGCAAGCAGATAGAGGAGCAATTGCGGTACAGCGAAACCCAACTGAGAATGGTTCAGCGCATAGCAAGACTAGGTAGTTGGGAATTTGACCTCCAAACTAGAGAAATTACTTGGTCAGAAGAAGTTTTTCGGAATTTTGCACGTAATCCTGATGATGGCGCTCCCACTTACGCAGAATTGCAGCAGCTTATACATCCAGATGATCGCGATCGCCATAATTTGCTAGTGCAAAGGGCAATTGAGCAGGCACAACCCTATAGTATTGAGTTTTGCCTTTACTGTCCTAATGGTAGCCTGCGTTACTTACAAGCACGTGGAGAAGCCGTCTGCAATGAAAGCGGTGAGGTAGTGAAGCTAATAGGCACTTCGCTAGATATTACTGAGCGCAAACAAGCCGAAGAACAACTGCGAAATCTGTCTGAGCGGCTGACTATGGCCATACAATCAGGAGGTTTTGGCATCTGGGAATATAATCTTCCCGAGGATAAATTAATTTGGGATGACCGGATGTTTGAAATTTACGGTGTCAACCCTAGCAATTTTTCCGGTAATTTCAATGCTTGGGTCAGCTGTCTGCATCCAGATGATCGGGTACAAAAGCTGAGATTAATTAAGCAATTTTTAGAAAATGGTTATGAATATAACACTGAGTTCCGCATCGTGCAGCCAGGGGGGAAAATTAGGTTCATCAAAGCTTATGGAATGATCCAAGTCAATCAGCAACAGGAAATAGTCAGAGTTATTGGTATTAACGATGACATTACCGACCTGAAGCAGGCAGAAATAGCCTTAAAAGACAGCGAACGTCGTTATTCCACCCTAACCGCCGCCGTCCCCGTCGCAATTTTGCGGTTCGATGTGGCTGGTAATTGTTTTTATGTTAACGATCGCTGGAGCGATCTCACAGGTAGGCCTAGGGAAGCAGCCTTAGGGATGGAATGGACGAAAATCTTGTACCAGCAACACAGCGACCTCCTACTAACTGAATGGTCGCAATGGGCTGTTACTGCAGAAGGACTCTACCATAATGAAGGTAAAATGGTACGGCCAGATGGTAGCGAGGTCTGGTTTTATGTTCAAGCAGTAGCCGAAACTAATTCCGATGGTGCTGTAATTGGCTATATTGGCACATTAACCGATATCACAGCGCACAAACAAGCCGAAGAAAAATTGCAACAGGTAAACGAGCGCTTAACACTAACTAATGCTGAACTTTATCGGGCTACTCGACTCAAAGATGAGTTTCTCGCAAACATGAGTCATGAATTGCGAACGCCTTTGAATGCGATTTTAGGGATGTCCCAAGGGTTACAAGATGAAATTATGGGTGCCCTCAACGATAGCCAAAAAGCCGCGATTGATAGTATTGAACGTAGCGGTCAACATTTATTAGCACTGATTAACGACATTCTCGATTTAGCAAAAGTCGAATCTGGCAAATTAGAATTGCAACTCGCTCCAGTAGCGATCGCCTATATTTGTAAATCTAGTTTGTCTTTTGTCCAACAACAAGCGATATCTAAAAATATTCAACTCTCAATTGAAGCACCCTCGGATTTGGCGGACATTGTGGTTGATGAATTACGAATTCGCCAAGTTTTGATTAATTTACTCAGCAATGCTGTCAAATTCACTCCCAATGGTGGCAGTGTAAAGCTGACTGTGAGACAGGAACAGTCAGACAACAAAATTTTACTTTGCTTTTCGGTGATTGATACCGGGATTGGCATTGCTCAAGAAAATATCTCCAAACTCTTCCAACCCTTCACCCAAATTGATAGTCGATTAAATCGCCTGCACCCTGGTACAGGCTTAGGTTTATCCCTGGTGCGTCGTTTAGTGCAATTGCATCAAGGTTCCATCGCTGTCACCAGTGAATTAGGAGTAGGAAGCTGTTTTACTGTTTATTTACCCTACCGCGTAATTGAGCCGTCAGCGATCGCTCAATCATTACTTGAATCTGAATCTACAGCTAACCCATCACTACAAGCGACTCTGAATCAAAAACATTCTCCAGCCGCAACCCCAAGCTTGAACCAATTGACTATTCCCCTAGCATCCCCAGATAAACCAACCTCAAAGGCTTTAATTTTGCTGGTAGAGGATCAAGAAGTCAATGCCCTCAGCATTTCTAGCTATTTAGAAGGTCGGGGCTATCATTGGTTGTGGGCTGTTAATGGCCAAGAAGCAATTACTATGGCCAGCACTCAGCATCCAGATGTGATCTTGATGGATATCCAGATGCCAGAAATGGATGGATTAGAAGCGATATCACGCATTCGCTCCGATCTGCAATTAGCTCAGATCCCAATTATCGCCATTACCGCCTTAGCCATGCCTGGCGATGAAGAAAGATGTTTGCAGGCTGGAGCCGATTTATACATTACTAAACCAATTAAACTCAAGCAACTGATTGCTGTTATTCAAAAATTATTAAGCGATCGGGGGATTGGGTAA
- a CDS encoding 2Fe-2S iron-sulfur cluster-binding protein — MGNIKFVKEDKEVVAADGANLRLKAMQNGIDIYTLFGKMTNCGGYGQCGTCIVEITEGIDNLSPRTDVENRKLKKKPANYRLACQTLVNGPVSVVTKP, encoded by the coding sequence ATGGGTAATATAAAATTCGTTAAAGAAGATAAGGAAGTAGTGGCTGCGGATGGTGCTAATCTTCGGCTAAAAGCAATGCAAAATGGTATAGATATCTATACATTGTTTGGAAAAATGACTAATTGCGGCGGCTATGGTCAATGTGGTACTTGCATAGTCGAGATTACTGAAGGAATAGACAACCTTTCTCCGCGCACAGATGTAGAAAACCGCAAATTGAAGAAAAAGCCCGCAAATTACCGCCTGGCTTGCCAAACTTTAGTAAATGGGCCTGTAAGTGTAGTTACAAAGCCTTAG
- the tgt gene encoding tRNA guanosine(34) transglycosylase Tgt — protein sequence MSANFSFQCLACCSQTKARAGVFFTPHGPVETPRFMPVGTLANVKTVTPAQLRDTGAQMVLSNTYHLHLQPGEAIVAGGGGLHKFMGWNGPMLTDSGGFQVFSLSEMRKITEEGVTFRSPHDGQIIKLTPERSIEIQNTLGADVIMAFDECPPYPATRQEVEAATERTYRWLERCIVAHKRSDQALFGIVQGGVYLDLRSQAAVALAKLNLPGYAIGGVSVGEPPELMAQIVQTTAPLLPPEKPRYLMGVGTYKEMAIAIASGVDLFDCVIPTRWARHGTAIVQGERWNLKNAKFREDFTPLDETCPCYACQNFSRAYISHLVRSQEILAYTLLSIHNITELIRFTQRIREAILSDRFESEFGHWLE from the coding sequence TTGAGTGCCAATTTTTCTTTTCAATGTCTTGCTTGCTGTAGCCAGACAAAAGCTAGGGCGGGAGTCTTTTTCACTCCTCATGGCCCTGTAGAAACCCCAAGATTTATGCCTGTGGGGACGCTAGCTAATGTCAAAACTGTCACGCCAGCCCAACTCAGGGATACTGGCGCGCAAATGGTTTTGTCTAATACTTATCATCTGCACCTCCAACCAGGTGAAGCAATTGTGGCAGGTGGTGGTGGACTGCATAAATTTATGGGTTGGAATGGGCCGATGCTCACTGATTCTGGTGGGTTTCAGGTCTTTAGTTTGAGTGAGATGCGAAAAATTACGGAAGAAGGCGTAACTTTTCGTTCTCCCCATGATGGGCAGATTATTAAATTAACACCAGAACGCTCGATAGAGATTCAAAATACTCTAGGGGCGGATGTAATTATGGCGTTTGATGAATGTCCCCCCTACCCAGCAACTCGCCAGGAAGTAGAAGCTGCAACTGAGCGTACTTATCGCTGGTTGGAACGCTGCATAGTGGCTCATAAACGTAGCGATCAGGCGCTATTTGGGATTGTGCAGGGGGGTGTATATTTAGATTTGCGATCGCAAGCTGCTGTCGCTTTAGCAAAGTTGAATTTACCAGGATATGCAATTGGGGGCGTGAGTGTAGGAGAACCTCCAGAACTGATGGCACAGATTGTACAAACAACTGCACCATTGTTACCACCCGAAAAGCCACGTTACTTGATGGGTGTAGGGACTTATAAAGAAATGGCGATCGCGATCGCTTCTGGTGTAGATTTATTTGACTGCGTCATTCCTACCCGTTGGGCTAGACATGGTACAGCCATCGTCCAAGGCGAACGCTGGAATTTGAAAAACGCTAAATTCCGCGAAGATTTTACCCCATTAGACGAAACTTGTCCTTGCTACGCTTGCCAAAATTTTAGCCGTGCCTACATCTCCCATCTAGTGCGATCGCAAGAAATCTTAGCCTACACCTTGCTAAGTATTCACAACATCACAGAGCTGATTCGCTTTACCCAACGCATCCGCGAAGCCATATTAAGCGATCGCTTTGAGAGTGAGTTTGGACACTGGCTGGAGTGA
- a CDS encoding photosystem II reaction center protein K, whose translation MEAALLLAKLPEAYQIFDPLVDVLPVIPVFFLLLAFVWQAAVGFR comes from the coding sequence ATGGAAGCAGCACTGTTGTTAGCAAAATTACCAGAAGCTTACCAAATTTTTGATCCTTTGGTGGATGTTCTCCCAGTCATTCCCGTTTTCTTCTTGTTACTTGCTTTCGTCTGGCAAGCAGCAGTCGGATTTAGGTAA
- a CDS encoding ComF family protein — protein MIYARSALKGLLSLFLQSHCPLCQRSTSRQVCEYCERQLQQCRLEDPNKFWQQPIPVFSWGIYGGSLKRAIAVMKYENQPQISQPLGQWLGETWLLNSPIRHQKLTVVPIPLHPSKQKKRGYNQAALIAQSFCQTTGLKFKLNGLERVRETKAQFGLSVSEREQNLAAAFAVGKELRRSPPTFPVLLVDDIYTTGATAAAAVQTLSQCGITVSGLVALATAIKNP, from the coding sequence GTGATTTATGCTAGAAGCGCATTGAAAGGCTTACTCAGCCTTTTTCTCCAATCCCATTGCCCATTGTGTCAACGCAGTACATCTCGTCAAGTGTGTGAATACTGTGAAAGACAATTGCAGCAATGTCGCCTAGAAGACCCTAATAAGTTCTGGCAACAACCTATACCCGTATTTAGCTGGGGAATTTATGGTGGTTCACTCAAAAGAGCGATCGCTGTGATGAAATATGAAAATCAACCACAAATTTCTCAGCCGTTGGGTCAATGGCTAGGTGAGACATGGTTATTAAATTCACCAATACGTCATCAAAAGCTGACTGTTGTTCCCATCCCACTCCACCCCAGCAAACAAAAAAAGCGAGGCTATAACCAAGCAGCACTCATAGCACAAAGCTTTTGCCAAACAACTGGGTTAAAATTCAAACTAAATGGTCTAGAAAGAGTTAGAGAAACTAAAGCACAATTTGGTTTATCGGTATCTGAGCGAGAACAAAACTTAGCAGCAGCTTTTGCTGTTGGTAAGGAACTTCGCCGCAGTCCTCCAACTTTCCCAGTGTTGTTAGTAGACGATATCTACACTACAGGTGCTACCGCCGCTGCAGCGGTACAAACACTTAGCCAGTGTGGAATCACGGTTTCAGGGTTAGTAGCACTTGCTACTGCTATAAAAAATCCATAA
- the cobS gene encoding adenosylcobinamide-GDP ribazoletransferase — protein sequence MTNQPPWWKKLLLNLLSSVIFYTTIPLPYVNGLEFDKVARFALLVGVLIGGILGLCDTGMSYLGIPILTRSALVISLGIGITGGLHLDGAMDTADGLAVGDPKRRLEVMADSATGAFGAMAAIAILLLKTTALTEVETHRWLILMATCGWGRWGQQLAIACYPYLKPTGKGAIHKQAIQSYQDVLPGLLLLMALSGLLFLIDSQQKILAIAMVIAGGAIATITGAWFNHKLGGHTGDTYGAVVEWTEALFLCALTVF from the coding sequence ATGACAAATCAGCCTCCGTGGTGGAAAAAGCTGTTGCTAAATCTACTATCTAGCGTGATATTTTATACTACTATTCCATTACCATATGTGAATGGATTGGAATTCGATAAAGTAGCACGTTTTGCTTTGCTAGTAGGGGTGTTGATTGGGGGAATTTTAGGGTTATGTGATACAGGAATGAGTTATCTGGGTATACCAATATTAACTCGTAGTGCTTTAGTAATTAGCTTAGGGATTGGCATTACTGGAGGATTGCATTTAGATGGGGCAATGGATACTGCTGACGGATTGGCGGTAGGCGACCCAAAAAGACGACTAGAAGTGATGGCAGATAGCGCTACAGGTGCATTTGGAGCAATGGCAGCGATCGCCATATTACTGCTAAAAACAACAGCGTTAACAGAGGTAGAAACCCATCGTTGGCTGATATTGATGGCAACTTGTGGTTGGGGACGCTGGGGACAACAGCTAGCGATCGCTTGTTATCCTTACCTCAAACCTACTGGTAAAGGCGCAATTCACAAACAAGCCATTCAATCTTATCAAGACGTATTACCAGGGCTTTTGTTACTGATGGCTTTAAGTGGTTTACTTTTTTTAATAGATAGCCAGCAGAAAATTTTAGCAATAGCAATGGTAATCGCCGGGGGTGCGATCGCCACTATAACCGGTGCTTGGTTTAACCACAAATTAGGCGGACACACAGGCGATACCTACGGCGCAGTCGTGGAATGGACTGAAGCCCTGTTTCTCTGTGCGCTGACGGTTTTTTAA